The following nucleotide sequence is from Corylus avellana chromosome ca7, CavTom2PMs-1.0.
GTCTTTGGCTTACACTCCCCCAAATAAGTACTTCATCAATTGTGGTTCAGCTTCCAACGTGAACGCCGCCCTCCGGAATTTCGTTGGGGACTCGAATTCCAGTGACTTGATTTCCGCTTCCGTTTCCCTCTCAGGGAAAAGCAGCACCGTGAAAGACAGCAACCAGTCCTCAGGTGCATCATCTCTCTATCAGACAGCAAGAATTTTCAGACAGAACTCTGCTTATGAGTTCAGCATCGAAGACAATGGTACCTATTTTCTACGTCTCCATTTCTTTGCTTTCTCTTCCCCAACTACTCCGACTGATCTCTCCACAGCTCTTTTTGACGTGTCGGCTTCTGGGTTTTCACTGTTGCTTAATTTCACTCCCAAAAGCTATAGCAACTCCCCTATACTAAAGGAATTCTTACTTACCATCCCTCCTGGAAAATTCAAAGTGTACTTTGTTCCTCGAGAATCATCTTTTGCATTTATAAATGCCATAGAAGTCTTCCTTGCCCCTCCAGACCTCATCTCTGACGAAGCCCCACTAATGCATGTTAGTCCTGCAGGAAAACGTAACCATAATTACACGGGTGTGCTCTCTAAGAGTTTACTGAGCATTTACAGGATCAACGTTGGAGGCCCTGCACTCACACCAGATAATGAATCGCTATGGAGAAACTGGGTTCCGGACGATGAATATATCAAAAATCCAGGCGCTGCAGTCGATAGCCCATTACACTCCGGTAGGCCTAATTACCAGGGAAATTTCACTGAATTCATTGCCCCAGATCTGGTCTACCAGACTGCGAAACAGATGAATATAAATAATAGCAGTCAATCCAATCTTTCCAACATAACATGGTCTTTTAATGTGAGTAAGGGTGCTGCACATCTCGTTCGAGTTCACTTCTGCGACATTATTAGTACATCACTTGCCACTCTGAAATTCAATCTTTATATTTATCGTAACTTCGGTTTGAAGATTGATTCCTACGAGTATGCTGACTATTTAGCTGTTCCTTTTTATGTCGATTTGGTGGTTGATTCTGATGAATCTGGACTTATGAATATCAGTATAGGCTCTCGGGATGATTCTGATCAGAAAACTGCCTATTTGAATGGGCTGGAAATAAAGGAGATACTGAATAATTCAGGTTCAGTTCCTTTAGTAAGGGCGCACAAGAATAACCATGTTTTTCTTGTGGTTGGTTCAGTTATTGGAGGGTTGGTTCTAATCTGCATTTTGGTAGCTGTACTCTTTTTGGTTTTCAAAAGCAGGAAGCCGAAGCCTGTTGAAAATTCAGACTGGTCACCAGTACCTGCACTTGGAGGAGGGAGTTCTCACAGCAGGGTGACCGACGGAACCAGAAATGGCTCCCTTGGCTCCAATTTGAATCTCGGGTTGAAGATGCCTTTTTCTGATATTCAATTTATGACAAACAACTTCGATAAGAAATTACATATTGGTAAGGGTGGTTTTGGGAATGTCTATAGAGGAACTTTTAGGGATGGCAAGAAAGTTGCTGTGAAACGGAGTGAGCCAGGGTCAAACCAAGGCCTTCCAGAATTCCATACAGAGATCATGGTTCTGTCCAAAATTCGACACCGCAATCTTGTTCAATTGATTGGGTATTGTGATGACAGGTCTGAGATGATTCTTGTCTATGAGTTCATGGAAAAGGGGACTTTAAGGGAACATCTATACGCTTCAGATAAGCCTCCTTTGTCTTGGAAGCAAAGGCTTGAAATTTGCATTGGTGCAGCAAGGGGTCTTCAATACCTCCACAAAGGTTCAGCAGGGGGCACTATACATCGTGATGTTAAGTCCACCAACATCTTGCTTAATGAAAATCTTGTCGCCAAAGTTGCCGACTTTGGCCTTTCA
It contains:
- the LOC132186479 gene encoding probable receptor-like protein kinase At2g23200 isoform X2, whose amino-acid sequence is MEKLQLHNTHIPLFALLLFLLHFSSLHFLSLAYTPPNKYFINCGSASNVNAALRNFVGDSNSSDLISASVSLSGKSSTVKDSNQSSGASSLYQTARIFRQNSAYEFSIEDNGKRNHNYTGVLSKSLLSIYRINVGGPALTPDNESLWRNWVPDDEYIKNPGAAVDSPLHSGRPNYQGNFTEFIAPDLVYQTAKQMNINNSSQSNLSNITWSFNVSKGAAHLVRVHFCDIISTSLATLKFNLYIYRNFGLKIDSYEYADYLAVPFYVDLVVDSDESGLMNISIGSRDDSDQKTAYLNGLEIKEILNNSGSVPLVRAHKNNHVFLVVGSVIGGLVLICILVAVLFLVFKSRKPKPVENSDWSPVPALGGGSSHSRVTDGTRNGSLGSNLNLGLKMPFSDIQFMTNNFDKKLHIGKGGFGNVYRGTFRDGKKVAVKRSEPGSNQGLPEFHTEIMVLSKIRHRNLVQLIGYCDDRSEMILVYEFMEKGTLREHLYASDKPPLSWKQRLEICIGAARGLQYLHKGSAGGTIHRDVKSTNILLNENLVAKVADFGLSKTGPLDETHVSTVVKGTFGYLDPEYFKTQQLTEKSDVYSFGVVLLEVLCARPPIDPTLQREQVNLAEWAMICKKKGLLEEIVDPSVKGQIDPNSLRKFIETTEKCLQDCGADRPNMADVLWDLEYALQLQQNAMRSEPHEDSITNSSAAFVMPSVQRFPSISMSFERDDTPILMDDGSYVKASEVFSQMRIDDAR
- the LOC132186479 gene encoding probable receptor-like protein kinase At2g23200 isoform X1, which codes for MEKLQLHNTHIPLFALLLFLLHFSSLHFLSLAYTPPNKYFINCGSASNVNAALRNFVGDSNSSDLISASVSLSGKSSTVKDSNQSSGASSLYQTARIFRQNSAYEFSIEDNGTYFLRLHFFAFSSPTTPTDLSTALFDVSASGFSLLLNFTPKSYSNSPILKEFLLTIPPGKFKVYFVPRESSFAFINAIEVFLAPPDLISDEAPLMHVSPAGKRNHNYTGVLSKSLLSIYRINVGGPALTPDNESLWRNWVPDDEYIKNPGAAVDSPLHSGRPNYQGNFTEFIAPDLVYQTAKQMNINNSSQSNLSNITWSFNVSKGAAHLVRVHFCDIISTSLATLKFNLYIYRNFGLKIDSYEYADYLAVPFYVDLVVDSDESGLMNISIGSRDDSDQKTAYLNGLEIKEILNNSGSVPLVRAHKNNHVFLVVGSVIGGLVLICILVAVLFLVFKSRKPKPVENSDWSPVPALGGGSSHSRVTDGTRNGSLGSNLNLGLKMPFSDIQFMTNNFDKKLHIGKGGFGNVYRGTFRDGKKVAVKRSEPGSNQGLPEFHTEIMVLSKIRHRNLVQLIGYCDDRSEMILVYEFMEKGTLREHLYASDKPPLSWKQRLEICIGAARGLQYLHKGSAGGTIHRDVKSTNILLNENLVAKVADFGLSKTGPLDETHVSTVVKGTFGYLDPEYFKTQQLTEKSDVYSFGVVLLEVLCARPPIDPTLQREQVNLAEWAMICKKKGLLEEIVDPSVKGQIDPNSLRKFIETTEKCLQDCGADRPNMADVLWDLEYALQLQQNAMRSEPHEDSITNSSAAFVMPSVQRFPSISMSFERDDTPILMDDGSYVKASEVFSQMRIDDAR